Proteins found in one Hyla sarda isolate aHylSar1 chromosome 7, aHylSar1.hap1, whole genome shotgun sequence genomic segment:
- the LOC130283199 gene encoding uncharacterized protein LOC130283199, giving the protein MSIFSDTFIDVHCFYYCFYYCFYEEHIVCMASQTNTVHFHDPVNINRLPPLQQNVDPRWGEPLPEPYINSSPGYNQRMAFHPVFLMSKPRMRGLTQIGVAHLQLALGIILNFFGEHIYTWFSYIIFWGPPFLICSGFLAVAAHGIVSSKLVRACNVFQTISILISISGLVLSCIDAYSIYSCSGNCGNVSITIDGDNFQDK; this is encoded by the exons ATGTCCATATTCAGTGATACTTTTATTGACGTCCACTGCTTTTATTACTGCTTTTATtactgcttttatgaagag CACATTGTATGTATGGCTTCACAGACAAATACTGTCCATTTCCATGACCCTGTAAACATCAACAGACTGCCTCCGCTACAACAAAATGTAGACCCCAGGTGGGGTGAGCCTCTGCCTGAACCTTACATCAATTCTTCTCCTGGTTACAATCAGAGAATGGCTTTTCACCCAGTCTTTCTGATGTCAAAACCCAGAATGCGTGGG CTTACACAGATTGGTGTGGCGCATTTGCAGCTTGCACTTGGAATTATCCTAAACTTTTTTGGTGAACACATTTATACTTGGTTCAGTTATATCATCTTCTGGGGACCACCATTT TTGATCTGCTCTGGATTTCTGGCTGTTGCTGCTCACGGCATTGTCTCCTCCAAGTTG GTCAGAGCGTGCAACGTCTTCCAGACCATCAGTATTCTCATCTCTATTTCTGGGCTAGTCTTATCCTGCATTGATGCATACAGTATTTATTCATGTTCTGGGAATTGTGGAAATGTAAGTATCACAATTGATGGTGACAATTTTCAGGACAAATGA